In the genome of Kitasatospora cathayae, one region contains:
- a CDS encoding DUF402 domain-containing protein, which translates to MTPLDHAPGQLLRWNFHFGGQLTSCLPMRVVECGPDGLLLWLAAGSPLWKAELPGGRHIRDIPPESRPAGGYPLVPGEWDAVSALIHQPAGEPYAVWWIFKPGTGFSHWYVNLERREYRGEEVDVHDLELDLEVDAERRWRWKDEESFAAKTGHPAFWSAEEARAIRAGGEAVARLVEAGAFPFDGTHRDFAPPADWPLPALPARP; encoded by the coding sequence GTGACGCCGCTGGACCACGCCCCGGGGCAGCTGCTGCGCTGGAACTTCCACTTCGGCGGGCAGCTGACCAGCTGTCTGCCGATGCGGGTGGTCGAGTGCGGCCCGGACGGGCTGCTGCTCTGGCTGGCGGCCGGTTCACCGCTGTGGAAGGCCGAGCTGCCCGGCGGGCGGCACATCCGGGACATCCCGCCGGAGAGCCGTCCCGCCGGGGGCTACCCGCTGGTGCCCGGGGAGTGGGACGCGGTCAGCGCGCTGATCCACCAGCCGGCCGGTGAGCCGTACGCGGTCTGGTGGATCTTCAAGCCCGGCACCGGCTTCTCGCACTGGTACGTGAACCTGGAGCGCCGGGAGTACCGGGGTGAGGAGGTCGACGTCCACGACCTGGAGCTGGACCTGGAGGTGGACGCGGAACGCCGCTGGCGCTGGAAGGACGAGGAGTCCTTCGCCGCCAAGACCGGGCACCCGGCGTTCTGGAGTGCGGAGGAGGCGCGCGCGATCCGGGCGGGCGGCGAGGCCGTGGCGCGACTGGTCGAGGCGGGGGCGTTCCCCTTCGACGGCACCCACCGCGACTTCGCCCCGCCCGCCGACTGGCCGCTCCCGGCGCTCCCGGCGCGGCCGTAA
- a CDS encoding transglycosylase domain-containing protein: MREHQDGEVEEAKAGRRRWRPLRRIDYPRGGRRGFRRWLPSWRQLLLVVGVPVLALTGLAAWFYATTEVPEDLNAFATQQNNVYYWADGTEMARIGDTNRQEVPLDQVPESVQWAVLSAENETFYSDPGISLKGISRAVYEMVSGGDTQGGSTITQQYVKNIYLNQRQDVSRKLSEMVIAIKLDQRMSKRDILAGYLNTSWFGRGSYGIERAAAAYYGKDVSQLNPSEGAFLAALLKGAGQYDPALSAANHERAEERWSWILDRMVEVGKLSAAERATYTVFPEPRPQPKAAGLSGQVGYLVDMARSYVESHSDITPAQFDLGGHQIFTTFEKPKVNALAAAVQEATKGIDPGSREADKLLKVGAASVALDGRIVALYGGPDYLKQGFDNANTSTVPMGSAFTPLVYAAGLSQGVQRQRGGDRSPVTPGTTYNGDNGVNVMTPEGPYWGRDGKIVKTANDGKRNWGQVSLRSAVEQSVNGPMMQLGMDVGLDRVQQTAAALGLLPESMGELVPAFGVGNSKPSAIRAADAYAAFAAGGRHTDPYSVLRITRNGTQLDLRLPTAVQALPPAVAADVDTALKGAVRGGSAQALAAAGPGVAAKPGTTPDRTAGWTVGYKGPLSTAVTVFRADLKDMKLLSLEGLGGASPETPDSELPGRIWTAFMKTAG, from the coding sequence GTGCGTGAACACCAGGATGGGGAAGTCGAGGAGGCGAAGGCCGGGCGCCGCCGGTGGCGTCCGTTGCGGCGGATCGACTACCCGCGCGGCGGGCGGCGCGGGTTCCGCCGCTGGCTCCCGTCCTGGCGGCAGCTGCTCCTGGTGGTGGGGGTCCCGGTGCTGGCGCTGACCGGGCTGGCGGCCTGGTTCTACGCGACCACCGAGGTCCCGGAGGACCTGAACGCCTTCGCCACCCAGCAGAACAACGTCTACTACTGGGCGGACGGCACCGAGATGGCCCGGATCGGCGACACCAACCGGCAGGAGGTGCCGCTGGACCAGGTGCCGGAGTCGGTGCAGTGGGCCGTGCTGTCCGCCGAGAACGAGACCTTCTACTCGGATCCGGGGATCTCCCTCAAGGGCATCAGCCGCGCGGTCTACGAGATGGTCTCGGGCGGCGACACCCAGGGCGGCTCGACCATCACCCAGCAGTACGTCAAGAACATCTACCTGAACCAGCGCCAGGACGTCTCCCGCAAGCTCAGCGAGATGGTCATCGCGATCAAGCTGGACCAGCGGATGAGCAAGCGGGACATCCTGGCCGGCTACCTGAACACCAGCTGGTTCGGGCGCGGCAGTTACGGAATCGAGCGTGCCGCGGCGGCCTACTACGGCAAGGACGTCTCGCAGCTGAACCCGAGCGAGGGCGCCTTTCTCGCTGCCCTGTTGAAGGGGGCCGGGCAGTACGATCCGGCGCTGAGCGCGGCCAACCACGAGCGGGCCGAGGAGCGCTGGTCCTGGATCCTGGACCGGATGGTGGAGGTCGGCAAGCTGTCCGCCGCCGAGCGCGCCACGTACACGGTGTTCCCGGAGCCCCGGCCGCAGCCGAAGGCCGCCGGGCTGAGCGGGCAGGTCGGGTACCTGGTGGACATGGCCCGGAGCTACGTGGAGAGCCACAGCGACATCACCCCCGCCCAGTTCGACCTCGGCGGCCACCAGATCTTCACCACCTTCGAGAAGCCGAAGGTCAACGCCCTGGCCGCAGCGGTGCAGGAGGCCACCAAGGGCATCGACCCCGGCAGCCGGGAGGCCGACAAGCTGCTGAAGGTCGGCGCCGCGTCGGTGGCCCTCGACGGACGGATCGTCGCGCTCTACGGCGGACCGGACTACCTGAAACAGGGCTTCGACAACGCCAACACCTCGACGGTGCCGATGGGTTCGGCCTTCACCCCGCTGGTGTACGCCGCCGGACTCAGCCAGGGCGTGCAGCGCCAGCGCGGCGGCGACCGGAGCCCGGTGACACCCGGCACCACCTACAACGGCGACAACGGGGTGAACGTGATGACCCCGGAGGGGCCGTACTGGGGGCGGGACGGGAAGATCGTGAAGACCGCCAACGACGGCAAGCGGAACTGGGGCCAGGTGAGCCTGCGCAGCGCGGTGGAGCAGTCCGTCAACGGCCCGATGATGCAGCTCGGCATGGACGTCGGCCTGGACCGGGTGCAGCAGACCGCGGCCGCCCTCGGCCTGCTCCCGGAGAGCATGGGCGAGTTGGTGCCCGCCTTCGGTGTCGGCAACTCCAAGCCGAGCGCGATCCGGGCCGCCGACGCCTACGCCGCCTTCGCGGCCGGCGGCCGCCACACCGACCCGTACTCGGTGCTCCGGATCACCCGCAACGGCACCCAGCTCGACCTGCGGCTGCCGACCGCCGTCCAGGCACTGCCCCCGGCGGTGGCGGCGGACGTGGACACGGCGCTCAAGGGAGCGGTGCGCGGCGGCAGCGCCCAGGCGCTGGCGGCGGCGGGCCCGGGCGTGGCGGCGAAGCCCGGCACCACCCCGGACCGTACGGCCGGGTGGACCGTCGGCTACAAGGGGCCGCTGTCGACGGCGGTCACGGTCTTCCGGGCGGACCTCAAGGACATGAAGCTGCTCTCCTTGGAGGGCCTCGGCGGAGCCTCGCCGGAGACCCCGGACTCCGAACTGCCCGGCCGGATCTGGACCGCCTTCATGAAGACGGCCGGGTAG
- a CDS encoding LysR family transcriptional regulator gives MLNLERLRVLHAVATTGSVVGAARLLHVTTSAISQQMARLEQETGTHLSERQGRGIRLTEAGVLLADQAAGLLAQAERVMATMEQHRTVVSGSLTIAAFPTAARGLLPPTLRALRSRYPGLTVSAREQEPYEAIPAVRRGLVDLAVVEEWIDDPLVLPPGLEQRALVDDTYDIALPGDHRLADRPRLSLDELRDEEWITSNDGQLCHTWLVRNLRGARIAHTAAEHPTQLALVAAGLCVALIPRLGREPASAPVRFVPLADGPRRRIFVVWRSASAARPSIGVVVDALPEACPVACRAPGRSPDHSATRPSS, from the coding sequence ATGTTGAACCTCGAGCGCCTGCGCGTGCTGCACGCGGTTGCCACGACCGGATCGGTCGTGGGCGCAGCACGACTCCTGCACGTCACCACGTCGGCAATCTCACAACAGATGGCCCGGCTGGAGCAGGAGACCGGTACTCACCTGTCGGAACGTCAGGGACGCGGCATCCGCCTGACCGAGGCCGGCGTCCTGTTGGCCGACCAGGCGGCGGGACTGCTGGCGCAGGCCGAGCGCGTCATGGCGACGATGGAGCAGCACCGCACAGTGGTGAGCGGGAGTCTCACCATCGCGGCCTTCCCCACCGCAGCCCGCGGGCTGCTCCCGCCGACACTGCGGGCCCTACGGTCGCGGTACCCGGGTCTGACCGTGTCGGCGCGGGAGCAGGAGCCGTACGAGGCGATCCCGGCGGTGCGCCGAGGGCTGGTCGACCTGGCGGTCGTCGAGGAGTGGATCGACGATCCGCTCGTCCTGCCCCCGGGGTTGGAGCAGCGCGCCCTCGTGGACGACACCTACGACATCGCCCTGCCCGGGGACCACCGGCTCGCCGACCGTCCGAGGCTCAGCCTGGACGAGCTCCGCGACGAGGAATGGATCACCTCGAACGACGGACAGCTGTGCCACACCTGGCTGGTGCGCAATCTCAGGGGCGCCCGCATCGCCCACACCGCCGCGGAACACCCGACGCAGCTCGCGCTGGTCGCGGCCGGGCTGTGCGTCGCCCTCATCCCGCGCCTGGGACGTGAACCGGCCTCCGCTCCGGTGCGGTTCGTGCCTCTGGCGGACGGCCCTCGTCGCCGGATCTTCGTCGTCTGGCGGTCCGCCTCGGCCGCGCGCCCCTCGATCGGCGTCGTGGTCGACGCCCTGCCCGAAGCCTGTCCCGTCGCCTGCCGGGCGCCGGGCCGGAGCCCCGATCACTCCGCTACCCGGCCGTCTTCATGA
- a CDS encoding alpha/beta fold hydrolase encodes MGVDTDRPTFLLVHGAWHGAWCWDAVRTALDADGWRSRAIDLPSSHPPVDRPDGARPVGMLDDADAIRASLRSIGGPAVVIAHSYGGVPVTEAIADAPNAVLAVYLAAFQLDAGESMSTFLGTPVPDDGTGQAPPYPDSRRILFDDVPGADADRAVTRLRPQSVRSFTEPVTTAGWRTVPSSYIVCDRDQALEPSRQRELAGRAGSVHRLASSHSPFLSMPRQLATLLGRIAASPLPAPRR; translated from the coding sequence ATGGGCGTTGACACCGACCGGCCGACCTTCCTGCTGGTCCACGGAGCCTGGCACGGAGCCTGGTGCTGGGACGCGGTCCGCACCGCGCTCGACGCCGACGGTTGGCGGTCCCGCGCCATCGACCTGCCCAGCTCCCATCCTCCGGTCGACCGGCCCGACGGTGCCCGCCCGGTGGGCATGCTGGACGACGCGGACGCCATCCGGGCGAGCCTCCGGAGCATCGGCGGCCCGGCGGTGGTGATCGCCCACTCCTACGGCGGCGTCCCCGTCACGGAGGCCATCGCGGACGCTCCGAACGCGGTGCTGGCGGTGTACCTCGCCGCCTTCCAGCTGGACGCGGGTGAGAGCATGTCCACCTTCCTCGGGACGCCGGTCCCGGACGACGGCACGGGCCAGGCCCCGCCCTACCCGGACTCCCGGCGGATACTCTTCGACGACGTGCCCGGGGCCGACGCCGACCGTGCCGTGACCCGGCTGCGCCCGCAGAGCGTCCGCTCCTTCACGGAGCCGGTGACCACGGCGGGGTGGCGCACCGTACCCTCCAGCTACATCGTCTGCGACCGCGACCAGGCGCTCGAACCGTCCAGGCAGCGCGAGCTCGCCGGCCGTGCCGGTTCCGTCCACCGACTGGCGAGCAGCCACTCGCCGTTCCTCTCCATGCCCCGGCAACTCGCCACGTTGCTGGGCCGGATCGCCGCTTCCCCCCTGCCCGCCCCGCGGCGTTGA
- a CDS encoding polysaccharide deacetylase family protein: MRTARGAAVLLAVGVVASLTLTTGDSFSKGRPNAAAPDPTAPESEPEPDPEPATPTPTPTWDGQVHVLGDGSTSYTGPQPKQPKPEKLKPGEKPPQFVVFSWDGGLEGDEHLFSRFRKLGAENNAQMTYFLTGIYTLPKSKRSLYHPPQHDPGASSIDYATDAHIKDTLEQLRLAWLDGNEIGTHFNGHFCGKKGGNDWSTAEWKSELDQSVSFVTNWKTNTGFKDLPPLPFDYTKELVGGRAPCLEGQKNLLPAEKAAGFRYDASSPGEFQVWPSKRGGIWNFPLQMLPFPARESQGLSMDFNFLAGQSGNTTKGDPKKFDEWEKEARQSYLAGFERVYNGSRAPLFIGNHFEDWNGGIYMQAIEDVVKDVCHRDGVRCVSFRQVADWLDAQDPKVLDKLRQLDPGQPADWSRLVK; the protein is encoded by the coding sequence GTGCGGACTGCTCGTGGTGCGGCCGTCCTGTTGGCAGTGGGGGTCGTCGCGTCCCTCACCCTCACCACGGGAGACTCCTTCTCGAAGGGCAGACCGAACGCCGCCGCCCCCGATCCCACAGCCCCGGAATCGGAACCGGAGCCGGACCCGGAACCCGCCACCCCGACTCCGACACCGACCTGGGACGGCCAGGTCCACGTCCTCGGCGACGGTTCCACCTCCTACACCGGCCCCCAGCCCAAGCAGCCCAAGCCCGAGAAGCTCAAACCGGGCGAGAAGCCGCCGCAGTTCGTCGTCTTCTCCTGGGACGGCGGCCTGGAGGGCGACGAGCACCTCTTCTCCCGCTTCCGCAAACTGGGCGCGGAGAACAACGCCCAGATGACCTACTTCCTCACCGGCATCTACACCCTCCCCAAGTCCAAGCGCAGCCTCTACCACCCGCCCCAGCACGACCCGGGCGCCTCCTCCATCGACTACGCGACCGACGCCCACATCAAGGACACCCTGGAGCAGCTGCGCCTGGCCTGGCTGGACGGCAACGAGATCGGCACCCACTTCAACGGCCACTTCTGCGGGAAGAAGGGCGGTAACGACTGGAGCACCGCGGAGTGGAAGAGCGAGCTGGACCAGTCCGTCTCCTTCGTCACCAACTGGAAGACCAACACGGGTTTCAAGGACCTCCCGCCGCTCCCCTTCGACTACACCAAGGAGCTGGTCGGCGGCCGCGCCCCCTGCCTGGAGGGGCAGAAGAACCTCCTCCCGGCCGAGAAGGCGGCGGGCTTCCGCTACGACGCCAGTTCCCCGGGCGAGTTCCAGGTCTGGCCGAGCAAGAGGGGCGGCATCTGGAACTTTCCGCTCCAGATGCTGCCCTTCCCGGCCAGGGAGAGCCAGGGCCTGTCGATGGACTTCAACTTCCTCGCCGGCCAGTCCGGGAACACCACCAAGGGCGACCCGAAGAAGTTCGACGAGTGGGAGAAGGAGGCCCGGCAGAGCTACCTCGCCGGCTTCGAGCGGGTCTACAACGGCAGCCGGGCCCCGCTGTTCATCGGGAACCACTTCGAGGACTGGAACGGCGGCATCTACATGCAGGCGATCGAGGACGTGGTGAAGGACGTCTGCCACCGCGACGGCGTCCGCTGCGTCTCCTTCCGCCAGGTCGCCGACTGGCTGGACGCCCAGGACCCGAAGGTCCTCGACAAGCTGCGCCAGCTCGACCCCGGTCAACCGGCCGACTGGTCCCGCCTGGTCAAATGA
- a CDS encoding lytic polysaccharide monooxygenase auxiliary activity family 9 protein, translated as MAAKNSDAVPRHGRLTSPRSRADIHFNGGWPSNGLEAGKFFPATQVGLPDPDVPTDIPSGPKAVPPDGKIASGGSEPAGAVLDEVRDWPKVDLRAGVEVPFQWGFSAKHRTRRYNYFVTKEDWNPSAPLSRAQFEREPFATYKPYGDMPYDKMPEAHDDPHLDKPHPVKLPNRSGYHVILGVWEVADTGHAFYQVIDVNFTQ; from the coding sequence ATGGCTGCGAAAAACAGTGATGCGGTCCCCAGGCACGGGCGACTGACGAGTCCTCGCTCGCGCGCCGACATTCACTTCAACGGCGGCTGGCCGTCCAACGGGCTGGAAGCCGGGAAGTTCTTCCCGGCGACGCAGGTCGGGCTGCCGGACCCGGACGTGCCGACGGACATCCCGAGCGGCCCCAAGGCGGTGCCGCCGGACGGGAAGATCGCCAGCGGCGGCAGCGAGCCGGCCGGTGCGGTGCTCGACGAGGTGCGGGACTGGCCGAAGGTCGACCTCCGGGCGGGCGTCGAGGTGCCCTTCCAGTGGGGCTTCTCGGCCAAGCACCGCACGCGTCGCTACAACTACTTCGTGACCAAGGAGGATTGGAACCCGAGTGCTCCGCTGAGCCGCGCCCAGTTCGAGCGTGAGCCGTTCGCGACGTACAAGCCGTACGGCGACATGCCGTACGACAAGATGCCGGAAGCCCACGACGACCCACACCTCGACAAGCCGCACCCGGTCAAGCTGCCGAACCGCTCCGGCTACCACGTGATCCTCGGCGTGTGGGAGGTGGCCGACACCGGCCACGCCTTCTACCAGGTGATCGACGTGAACTTCACCCAGTAG
- a CDS encoding recombinase family protein has protein sequence MDCPLPPQAVERLQVVAYLARTDSAFPERELRMCEAYALTFNWDISLIVVDDEADAKGPEHRPMLRAALQRVIDQRAGAILVPTKATISPIDGEFNEFAERVEKASGFIQIATRR, from the coding sequence ATGGACTGCCCCCTGCCCCCGCAGGCCGTCGAACGCCTCCAGGTCGTCGCCTACCTCGCCAGGACCGACTCCGCCTTCCCCGAGCGCGAGTTGCGCATGTGCGAGGCCTACGCCCTCACCTTCAACTGGGACATCTCCCTCATCGTCGTCGACGACGAAGCCGACGCGAAGGGGCCCGAGCACCGCCCCATGCTCCGCGCCGCCCTCCAGCGGGTCATCGACCAGCGGGCCGGCGCGATCCTCGTCCCCACCAAGGCGACCATCTCCCCCATCGACGGCGAGTTCAACGAGTTCGCCGAGCGCGTCGAGAAGGCCTCCGGCTTCATCCAGATCGCGACCCGCCGATGA
- a CDS encoding helix-turn-helix domain-containing protein: MNRKELDPTASPRESFGALLRSSREALGWTQQDLAAASGYSDSYISAVETGRKSTSRDFVRAVDKALGTGQTLELMWVGMRRKGFLEGFPEHAAQEARAAKIRIFEPNLIPGLFQTKAYASAIEAAAVQRGSSTQDQAEERVRFLATRQRLLRRAEPPVIHAVIDESAIRRPVGGVATMRAQLEHLTEMATRPHVIFQIAPFSLAEHAPFRSFVTLLTSADRSVVGYTETADHGFVVREDRTVRTWEKAYDRLQVEALTRAASLELIRKAREEL; the protein is encoded by the coding sequence GTGAACCGCAAGGAGCTTGATCCAACGGCGTCCCCACGTGAGTCCTTCGGCGCGCTGCTTCGCAGCTCGCGCGAGGCGCTGGGGTGGACCCAGCAGGATCTGGCTGCGGCCAGCGGGTACTCGGACAGCTACATCTCGGCGGTGGAAACCGGTCGCAAGTCCACCAGCCGAGACTTCGTCAGGGCGGTCGACAAGGCGCTCGGGACGGGGCAGACGCTTGAGCTGATGTGGGTCGGGATGCGGAGGAAGGGGTTCCTGGAGGGCTTCCCCGAGCACGCTGCGCAGGAGGCCCGAGCGGCCAAGATCAGGATCTTCGAGCCGAACCTCATTCCTGGGCTGTTCCAGACCAAGGCCTACGCATCCGCGATCGAGGCCGCAGCAGTGCAGCGAGGGAGCAGTACGCAAGACCAGGCTGAGGAGCGAGTGAGGTTCCTCGCGACGCGGCAGCGGCTTCTCAGGCGCGCCGAGCCGCCGGTGATCCACGCGGTGATAGACGAGAGTGCCATTCGGCGCCCGGTGGGTGGTGTCGCGACGATGCGAGCACAGCTTGAGCACTTGACCGAGATGGCGACCAGGCCTCATGTGATCTTCCAGATCGCCCCGTTCAGCCTGGCTGAGCACGCTCCATTCCGTTCCTTCGTCACCTTGTTGACGTCTGCCGACCGCTCTGTGGTCGGTTACACGGAAACGGCGGATCACGGCTTTGTTGTGCGGGAAGACAGGACTGTCAGGACGTGGGAAAAGGCCTACGATCGGTTGCAGGTGGAAGCGCTGACCCGAGCTGCGTCCCTTGAACTGATTCGCAAGGCCCGAGAGGAACTTTGA
- a CDS encoding DUF397 domain-containing protein has translation MTRPDLSRAAWFKSSHSGNGGSCVEVSPDFPGVVPVRDSKDPEGPALVFPADAWSAFLAAAVSGEFGDI, from the coding sequence ATGACCCGCCCAGACCTGTCCCGCGCTGCCTGGTTCAAGTCGTCGCACTCCGGTAACGGCGGTTCCTGTGTGGAGGTCTCACCCGACTTCCCCGGTGTCGTCCCGGTTCGCGACTCGAAGGACCCGGAGGGCCCGGCACTTGTCTTCCCGGCGGATGCGTGGAGTGCGTTCCTCGCCGCGGCCGTCTCCGGCGAGTTCGGCGACATCTGA
- a CDS encoding phosphotransferase family protein, with the protein MSETPADPPGLDLGGLRSYLDRELPDALHGPLRASLIEGGRSNLTYVLTDDVTRWVLRRPPLGHVLATAHDMGREYRVMSALRDTDVPVPQMLLIDHETDVLGAPWYLMEHVSGVAHRDRETLAALGEQRVAALGRNLVETLAALHKIDPATVGLADFGRPEGYLERQLRRWSTQLEKSRSRDLPDLDRLHALLSDRLPASPAPALVHGDFRLDNVLVDDSDTITAVLDWEMSTLGDPLTDIGLLVMYTELAGVGGGIIPSAMTAPGFPKPDEIVSYYAELTGRQAADLDWYVAFASFKLAAVAEGIHYRFQQGRTLGAGFERAGEMAPILARHGLSTLKEG; encoded by the coding sequence ATGTCCGAGACTCCCGCCGATCCGCCCGGCCTGGACCTGGGCGGCCTCCGTTCGTACCTCGACCGGGAGCTGCCCGACGCCCTCCACGGGCCGCTGCGGGCCTCGCTCATCGAGGGGGGCCGCTCCAACCTCACGTACGTCCTCACGGACGACGTCACCCGGTGGGTCCTGCGCCGTCCGCCGCTCGGGCACGTCCTGGCCACCGCGCACGACATGGGCCGCGAGTACCGCGTGATGTCGGCCCTGCGCGACACCGACGTCCCCGTGCCGCAGATGCTGCTGATCGACCACGAGACCGACGTGCTCGGCGCCCCCTGGTACTTGATGGAGCACGTCAGCGGCGTCGCGCACCGCGATCGCGAGACGCTGGCCGCCCTCGGTGAGCAGCGGGTCGCCGCCCTCGGCCGCAACCTGGTCGAAACCCTCGCCGCCCTGCACAAGATCGACCCGGCCACCGTCGGCCTCGCCGACTTCGGTCGCCCCGAGGGTTACCTGGAGCGCCAGCTTCGACGGTGGTCCACCCAGCTGGAGAAGTCCCGCAGCCGCGACCTCCCCGACCTCGACCGGCTGCACGCCCTCCTCTCCGACCGCCTCCCCGCCTCGCCCGCCCCCGCCCTGGTCCACGGCGACTTCCGCCTCGACAACGTCCTGGTCGACGACTCCGACACGATCACCGCCGTCCTCGACTGGGAGATGTCCACCCTCGGCGACCCGCTCACCGACATCGGCCTCCTGGTGATGTACACCGAGCTGGCCGGCGTCGGCGGGGGCATCATCCCCTCCGCCATGACCGCCCCCGGCTTCCCGAAGCCCGACGAAATCGTCTCGTACTACGCCGAGTTGACCGGCCGTCAGGCCGCCGACCTGGACTGGTACGTGGCCTTCGCCTCCTTCAAGCTCGCTGCCGTCGCCGAGGGCATCCACTACCGCTTCCAACAGGGCCGCACCCTGGGCGCCGGTTTCGAGCGTGCCGGCGAGATGGCCCCGATCCTCGCCCGGCACGGCCTCAGCACCCTCAAGGAGGGCTAA
- a CDS encoding acyl-CoA dehydrogenase family protein, with protein MDFAYDARTDELREQLLAFMDQHVYPAETVLAQQLADPARERWAAPPVIADLQAEARKQGLWNLFFVDKHSIPGEHGAGLTNLQYAPLAEITGRSIQLAPPALNCAAPDTGNMELLAQFGSAEQKERWLRPLLNAEIRSAFAMTEPEVASSDATNIATRIERDGDEYLVNGRKWYITGAMNPDCKLFIVMGKTDPDAAPHRQQSMVIVPRDTPGVTVKRGMTVFGYDDADHGGHAEVLFEDVRVPVENLIGEEGTGFAIAQARLGPGRIHHCMRAIGIAERALELMCRRANERVAFGRPLAEQGVVQDWIAESRVRIEQLRLLVLKTAWLMDTVGNRGAHTEIQAIKIATPRTVEWILDKAVQAHGAAGVSQDTPLAQLWAGNRTLRLADGPDEVHKRSLARRELKQYR; from the coding sequence ATGGACTTCGCCTACGACGCCCGCACCGACGAACTCCGCGAGCAACTGCTCGCGTTCATGGACCAGCACGTCTACCCCGCCGAAACCGTCCTCGCGCAGCAGCTCGCCGACCCCGCCCGCGAGCGCTGGGCCGCCCCGCCGGTGATCGCCGACCTCCAGGCGGAGGCCCGCAAGCAGGGCCTGTGGAACCTCTTCTTCGTGGACAAGCACAGCATCCCCGGCGAGCACGGCGCCGGCCTCACCAACCTCCAGTACGCCCCGCTCGCCGAGATCACCGGCCGCAGCATCCAGTTGGCCCCGCCCGCCCTCAACTGCGCGGCCCCCGACACCGGCAACATGGAGCTGCTGGCCCAGTTCGGCAGCGCCGAGCAGAAGGAGCGCTGGCTGCGCCCGCTCCTGAACGCCGAGATCCGCTCCGCGTTCGCGATGACCGAGCCCGAGGTCGCCTCCTCGGACGCCACCAACATCGCCACCCGGATCGAGCGCGACGGCGACGAGTACCTCGTCAACGGCCGCAAGTGGTACATCACCGGTGCGATGAACCCGGACTGCAAGCTGTTCATCGTGATGGGCAAGACCGACCCGGACGCGGCCCCGCACCGGCAGCAGAGCATGGTGATCGTCCCGCGCGACACCCCGGGCGTCACCGTCAAGCGCGGCATGACGGTCTTCGGCTACGACGACGCCGACCACGGCGGCCACGCCGAGGTGCTGTTCGAGGACGTCCGCGTGCCCGTCGAGAACCTGATCGGCGAGGAGGGCACCGGCTTCGCCATCGCCCAGGCCCGGCTGGGGCCCGGCCGGATCCACCACTGCATGCGGGCCATCGGCATCGCCGAGCGCGCCCTGGAGCTGATGTGCCGCAGGGCGAACGAGCGCGTCGCCTTCGGCCGTCCGCTGGCCGAGCAGGGTGTGGTGCAGGACTGGATCGCCGAATCCAGGGTGCGGATCGAACAGTTGCGGCTGCTCGTGCTCAAGACGGCCTGGCTGATGGACACCGTCGGCAACCGGGGCGCCCACACCGAGATCCAGGCCATCAAGATCGCCACCCCGCGCACCGTCGAGTGGATCCTCGACAAGGCCGTCCAGGCACACGGCGCGGCCGGGGTCAGCCAGGACACCCCGCTGGCCCAGCTGTGGGCGGGCAACCGCACCCTGCGCCTCGCGGACGGGCCGGACGAGGTGCACAAGCGCTCGCTGGCCCGCCGGGAGCTCAAGCAGTACCGCTGA